In Chitinophagaceae bacterium, the following are encoded in one genomic region:
- the truB gene encoding tRNA pseudouridine(55) synthase TruB, which yields MKETYNFEEGEMITINKPKGWTSFDVVNKLRYALKIKKIGHAGTLDPLATGLLIICTGKLTKTLETFQNLPKIYTGKIILGKTSPSHDAETPISEPKPTNHLNEKIIQEHITKFIGEIEQIPPQYSAIRVNGERAYKKARNNEQITLKPRKITVSEFYITHLQIPEIEFKIHCSKGTYIRSIARDIGENLQVGAYLSELSRTAIGNYSLTDAFEINNFIEKITQNGNHREHIYNNPTKTNNPHRRNL from the coding sequence ATGAAAGAGACATACAACTTTGAAGAAGGAGAAATGATAACCATCAATAAACCCAAAGGATGGACTTCTTTTGATGTCGTAAATAAACTCCGATATGCTCTCAAAATCAAAAAAATAGGACACGCAGGAACTCTCGACCCCCTCGCCACAGGACTCCTTATTATCTGCACAGGAAAACTCACAAAAACATTAGAAACCTTCCAAAACCTCCCTAAAATCTACACAGGAAAAATTATCCTCGGAAAAACATCCCCATCCCACGATGCCGAAACTCCCATATCCGAACCCAAACCCACAAACCATCTGAACGAAAAAATAATCCAAGAGCATATAACAAAGTTTATCGGAGAAATAGAACAAATCCCACCCCAGTACTCAGCCATCAGAGTCAACGGAGAAAGAGCATATAAAAAAGCCAGAAACAACGAACAAATTACCCTAAAACCAAGAAAAATTACTGTATCAGAATTTTATATAACACACCTTCAAATACCCGAAATAGAATTCAAAATCCACTGCTCAAAAGGAACTTACATCAGAAGCATTGCAAGAGATATAGGAGAAAACCTCCAAGTCGGCGCATACTTATCAGAACTATCCCGAACCGCAATCGGTAATTACTCTCTCACAGATGCCTTCGAAATCAACAACTTTATAGAAAAAATAACACAAAATGGAAATCATAGAGAACATATATACAACAACCCAACAAAAACCAACAATCCTCACCGTAGGAACCTTTGA
- a CDS encoding undecaprenyl-diphosphate phosphatase, which produces MTIQEAIILGILQGITEFFPVSSSGHLEIFAHLLQIEASQDLLFSIIVHGATSLSTVIVLRKEILQMLKELFKIQWNENTQYITKIAISMIPVGIIGLTMKKQVESLFNQNLLLVGSCLLLTSTLLTLSYIYIKTKENNGNITYKKAFIIGIAQMIAILPGLSRSGATISAGLLLGIEKTKVVRFSFLMVLLPVFGATFLEIIDFIPNPSRTSTNINALLFGFVFAFISGIIACKWMLKLVSQGKLIYFAIWCALIGIITIITQL; this is translated from the coding sequence ATGACTATTCAGGAAGCTATAATATTAGGAATTTTACAAGGAATCACAGAATTCTTTCCCGTAAGCAGCAGCGGACACTTAGAAATATTTGCACACCTCTTACAAATAGAAGCATCTCAAGACCTACTCTTTTCAATAATAGTCCACGGGGCAACCTCTCTCAGCACAGTCATCGTTCTAAGAAAAGAAATTCTACAAATGCTCAAAGAACTTTTCAAAATCCAATGGAACGAAAATACTCAATACATCACAAAAATAGCTATTTCTATGATACCCGTAGGAATAATAGGATTAACCATGAAAAAACAAGTAGAATCTCTCTTTAACCAAAACCTTCTTTTAGTAGGATCTTGTCTACTACTAACAAGCACTCTCTTGACCCTTTCTTACATATATATAAAAACAAAAGAAAACAACGGAAACATTACCTATAAAAAAGCATTTATAATAGGAATAGCACAAATGATAGCCATTTTACCCGGATTATCTCGCTCAGGTGCTACCATATCCGCAGGACTTTTATTAGGAATAGAAAAAACCAAAGTAGTCCGATTTTCTTTCCTCATGGTCCTACTTCCCGTTTTCGGAGCCACTTTTTTAGAAATAATAGACTTTATACCAAATCCATCCCGAACATCTACAAACATAAACGCACTCCTATTCGGATTTGTTTTTGCATTCATAAGCGGTATCATCGCATGCAAATGGATGCTCAAACTCGTATCACAAGGAAAACTCATCTACTTCGCCATATGGTGCGCATTAATAGGTATAATAACAATAATAACACAACTCTGA
- a CDS encoding DUF3098 domain-containing protein: protein MNKQEKKEFMSTKKTVKKILSPPVKSVKKEMPFQVKNYTVMLIGIALLIIGFYIMTLDKEPYGFGLLGITIGPIVVLIGFLIQYIAILINPKK from the coding sequence ATGAACAAGCAAGAAAAAAAAGAATTTATGTCAACAAAAAAAACAGTAAAAAAAATACTTTCTCCTCCAGTAAAATCCGTAAAGAAAGAAATGCCTTTCCAAGTAAAAAATTACACAGTAATGCTCATCGGTATAGCATTGCTCATCATCGGATTCTACATAATGACCTTAGATAAAGAACCATACGGATTCGGATTATTAGGAATAACCATAGGACCAATAGTAGTACTCATAGGATTCTTAATCCAATATATTGCTATTCTCATAAATCCTAAAAAATAA
- a CDS encoding permease-like cell division protein FtsX, translating to MIKKKTLGNYPFISVIFSIALALFILGSFGIISLFTKNLTKIIRENVEIQIFLHKNITLPEAIQIQKTLSEKAFIVRKNNIPQIEYISKEVAAKNFIQETGENFLQVIGTNPLRDAIILKIHPEFQKTQRFQSIKTEIESIRGVFEVVYPKNIIENINANLTRIGLILLLFASFLFFAVIILINNTIKLALFSQRFLIRSMQLVGATPLFIKRPFLIKSIIYGFIGGTIASTSLFFLLKYIQAKVENIMELQKNKEMLFLYISLVLFGMCVGFFSTLYSINKYLKMSLDELY from the coding sequence ATGATAAAAAAAAAAACACTTGGAAATTATCCATTTATAAGCGTTATATTTTCAATAGCACTCGCTCTATTTATACTCGGATCTTTTGGCATTATCTCCCTATTTACAAAAAACCTCACAAAAATTATTAGAGAAAATGTGGAAATCCAAATATTCCTCCATAAAAACATAACCCTACCCGAAGCCATACAAATTCAAAAAACACTCTCAGAAAAAGCATTCATCGTAAGAAAAAATAATATCCCACAAATTGAATATATATCAAAAGAAGTAGCCGCAAAAAATTTCATCCAAGAAACAGGAGAAAATTTTCTACAAGTAATAGGCACAAACCCACTTAGAGACGCAATCATCTTAAAAATACATCCCGAATTTCAAAAAACACAAAGATTCCAATCCATAAAAACCGAAATAGAAAGCATAAGAGGAGTATTCGAAGTCGTTTACCCAAAAAATATCATAGAAAATATCAACGCAAACCTTACAAGAATCGGACTCATACTACTCTTATTCGCATCTTTTTTATTCTTTGCCGTAATAATACTCATAAATAACACTATTAAACTCGCACTATTCTCCCAACGATTCCTCATCCGTAGTATGCAACTAGTAGGAGCCACCCCCCTATTCATAAAACGACCATTCCTCATAAAATCTATAATATATGGATTTATAGGCGGAACTATTGCAAGTACATCTTTATTTTTTCTCTTAAAATACATACAAGCAAAAGTAGAAAATATAATGGAACTCCAAAAAAACAAAGAAATGTTATTTTTATATATCTCATTAGTCTTATTCGGAATGTGTGTAGGATTCTTTAGCACTCTCTATTCTATAAATAAATACTTAAAAATGTCGTTAGACGAACTCTATTAA